acacgacgaagccctttctttcgacttaaggggccctttaaactggtttctttactccacctccgacgaggggattagctataaaatcggccttagcgggtcggaattggggtagtgtggacggaattcgacgttattggcctccgggagctatcccacagtgcttcattatgaccgctctggacagcactctcaactcagatgcactgaccaggtagacaggaaaagacccgcgaacatttgaatttcatttcctgtttgcccagcgtggagagcacaggtgaccacgcagagctcatgagcacaggtaaccgtgatggagtcccaggatcgcaaaagagctccagcatggaccgaacgggaggtacgggatctgctcgccatatggggagatgaatcagtacTAGCTGAACTcagtagcagtaaaagaaatggcaaaatattagaaaaggtctccaaggccatgaaggacagaggccataacagggacgcacagcagtgccgcgtgaaaattaaggagctaaggcaagcctaccacaaagccagagaggcaaatggaaggtccggggcacagccgcaaacatgccgcttctacacggagctgcatgccatgctagggggtgcagccaccactaccccacccgtgtgctatgactccttcactggagaaacatacagggaagagggttcggggtacgaggaaaaggaggatgaagataatgtggatagctcacagcagcaaggaagcggagaaaccggtttccccaacagccaggatatgtttatcaccctgaacctggagccagtaacccccgaactcacccaaggcgtgcgcccagaccctgagggcacacggggacctctggtgagtgtacctttgtaaatattacacatggtttaaaagcaagcgtgtttaatgattaatttgccctggcaatcgcagccagtacagctactggaaaagtctgttaacgtgtatggggatggagcggaaatcctccagggacatctccagaaagctctccttcatgtactcccaaagcctttgcaaaaggtttctggggagggctgccttatcccgtccgccatggtaggacactttaccacgccaggccagtagcacgtagtctggaatcattgcataacaaagcatggcagcgtatggtcctggtgtttgctggcatgcagacaacatccattccttatcgctctttgttatcctcaggagagtgatatcattcatggtcacctggttgaaatggggtgattttattaaggggacattcagacgtgcctgttcctgctcggctgatgtcttgtgtacagtactataaaatccctcctggccagagactccaaaatccttttccctgtaaagagttaagaagctcaggtaacctggctgacacctgacccagaggaccaataaggggacaagatactttcaaatcttggggtgggggggggaaggcttttgtttgtgctctttgtttgggaagttgttcgctcttgggactgagagggaccagacatcaatccaggttctccaaatctttctgaacaagtctctcatatttcaaacttgtaagtaaacagccaggcaaggtgtgttagtttatctttgttttctcaacttgtaaatgtaccttttactagagtgtttatctgtttgctgtacttttaacctaaggctagaggggggtcctctgagctcttcaAGTTTGATctccctgtaaagttatttttccatcctgattttacagagaggatttttacctttgtctttaattaaaagccttctttttaagaacctgattgatttttccttgtttttagatccaagggcattggatcttgatccaccaggagttggtaggagaaaggagggggggatggttaatttttccttgtttttagatccaagggcaTTGGagcttgatccaccaggagttggtaggagaaaggagggggggatggttaatttttccttgtttttagatccaagggcgttggatcttgatccaccaggagttggtaggagaaaggagggggggatggttaatttttccttgtttttagatccaagggcgttggatcttgatccaccaggagttggtaggagaaaggagggggggatggttaatttttccttgtttttagatccaagggcgttggatcttgatccaccaggagttggtaggagaaaggggggggggggggggatggttaatgtttccttgtttttagatccaagggcattggatcttgatccaccaggagttggtaggagaaaaggggggggatggttaatgtttccttgtttttagatccaagggcattggatcttgatccaccaggagttggtaggagaaaggagggggggatggttaatgtatccttgtttttagatccaagggcattggatcttgatccaccaggagttggtaggagaaaggagggggggggggatggttaatgtttccttgtttttagatccaagggcattggatcttgatccaccaggagttggtaggagaaaggagggggggggatggttaatgtttccttgtttttagatccaagggcaTTGGagcttgatccaccaggagttggtaggagaaaggagggggggatggttaatttctccttgttttaaagaTCCAAGTGgtttgaatctgtattcaccagggaattggtgaaggtctctcaaggctacccagggaagggaattagctttgggatggtggcagcggaccagatctaagctggtagttaagcttagaagttttcatgcaggcccccacatttgtaccctaaagttcaaagtggggaagcagccttgacagctgaacagaaatgttccccgctgttagccatgcggtgggggggggaggggtgaagtgatcatcccagagaattgggtgtgtgggggggattagttgggtttgtgctacaTGTTAacctgggaaccgcagcccctccttttacattgcaaacccattttaaatggccaacccaatgggtgcttggtatgggaaaagagggcgctactgtttgaaaccattcccacatgttaagaagaagaaaaaagccaaaagactgtggcttaccatggctgcctgcaagccgaaatctgttgcctggcactgcgtgagtgatctctcacaccaaacgggcaggccctcactataagaggaaaaatgcgaccttgtaacgaaagcataTGTGCTGTGtgatgtgaacagcaaaatttaatgtgaaagagtatacccattgttctctaaaatgtgtcttttttaaccacctcttccttctcctccaccagctgcaaatgtttctccttcacagaggctagtgaagattagaaggagaaaatggcggactcgggatgacatgttcacagagctccagatgtcctcccacgctgaaagagtacagcagaatgcatggaggcagtcaatgtcagactacagaaaagcatagtatgaacgagaggagaggtggcgggctgaatcgcgggatgaacagagcaagtgaagataataggtggcatcagcttgcagacagaaggcaagagtcaatgctctggctgctggagcatcaaactgatatgctccagcgtatggttgagctgcaggaaagcagtaggagcagagaccgccgctacagcccctgtgtaaccaacagccctcctccccaagttccatagcctcctctcccagacgcccaagaacacggtgggggggcctccggccacccagtcactccaccccagatgattgcctgagcatcagaaggctggccttcaataagagttaaagttttaaaatgcagtccttttccttccctcctcccccacccatcccgggctaccttggcaattatccttctagttgtgtgatgaattaataaagaatgcatcaatgtgaagtaacaatgactttattgcctctgcaagtggtgcttaaagggggaggggaggggaggggagggtggttgatttacaggaaagtagagtgaaccggatgggggggggggggcagagggttcatcaaggagaaacaaacagaagtttcacaccatagcctggtcagtcacaaaactcgttttcaaagcttctctgatgcgcaccgcgccctgctgtgctcttctaactgccctggtgtctggctgcgtgtaatcagcggccaggcgatgtgcctcaacctcccaccccaccataaatgtctcccccttactctcacagatattgtggagcgcacagcaagcagcaataacaatggggatattcttttcgctgaggtctgagcgagtcagtaagctgtgccagcgcgcttttaaacatccaaatgtacattccaccaccattcagcacttgctcagcctgtagttgaacaggttctgactactgtccaggctgcctgtgtacggcatttcaacatccccaacggttattttctggtctgggaagaaagtcccttcctccagctttcgaaacagaccagagtgcctgaagacacgagcatcatgtacctttcccagtcatcccacgttgatgttggtgaaacgtcccttgtgatccaccagggtttgcagcagcattgaaaagtaccccttgcggtttatctACTCGGTGgattggtgctctggtgccaagatagggatatgggttccgtctatcgccccatcacagtttgggaatcccattgcagcaaagccatccactatggcctgtgtgtttcccagagtcactacccttgatatcagcaggtctttcattgccctggcaacttggatcacagcagcccccacagtagatttgcccactccaaattgattcctgactgaccggtagctgtctggcgttgcaagcttccacagggctatcgccacttgcttctcaactgtgagggctgctctcatcctggtattctggcgcttcagggcaggggaaagcaagacacaaagttccatgaaagtgcccttacgcatgcgaaagtttcgcagccactgggaatcgtcccacacctgcagcatgatgcggtcccaccagtctgtgcttgtttcccggggccagaatcagcgttccacggcatgaacctgccccagtaacaccatgatttgcacattgctggggcctgtactttgtgagaggtctatgtccatatcaatgtcctcatcactcttgtcgccgcgctgcaatcgcctcctcggctggtcctggttttgctttggcatgtcctggctctgcacatACTCCAGGagaatgcgcgtggtgttcatagtgctcataattgccgcggtgatctgagcgggctccatgatccaagtgctatggcatctggtctgaaaaaaaggcgcgaaactagtatctgacggagggagggagggaggagcgagtgacgacatggcgtacaggtacagggaatttaaatcaacaaaggtggctgtgcatcagggagaaacacaaacaactgtcacacagaatgccccccccccccacaaagattgaactcaaaaccctgggtttagcaggccattgatttcacggagggagggggaagcaaatgaatacagaacaaatctattttttagatcttaagctggcagacgacagtgcagcatgactgatagccctcggcatcttctgggtgcttggcagaaaatactgggcgcttggcagaaaatagcatactacgactgatagccatcatcgtcgagactgcccaggtgcccatgattgacagccactgcagtacgatgacgacggatatcagtcataatataccatcttctaccaaaaggcaaggggctgctgttgtgtgcaatgcagccccacgtctgccagcacccaggtcgccaatgaaggctaccagtcatactgcaccgtctactgccaaaaggcaattagctgctgctgtgtagcaatgcagtaccacgtctgctggcacccagagaacatatggtgacgctgagctgagcgggctccatgcttggcatggtatgttgtctgcacaagtAACcaaggtaaaaaggcgcgaatcgattgtctgctgttgctctgacggagggagaggtgcctgacgacatgtacccagaaccccccgcgacactgttttgcatcattcaggcattgggatctcaacccagaattccaatgggcggcagagactgcgggaactgtgggatagctacccacagtgcaacgctctggaagtcgacgctagcctcggtactgtggacgcggtccgctgacttcatgcacttagagcattttatgtggggacacacaatcggctgtatacaaccgatttctataaaactggcttccataaattcgacctaatttcgtagtgtagacataccccaagaggtTACATGGCactgttagtagttctgcaatttcatatttgagttccttcagaactcttgggtgaatcccagctggtcctggtaacttattactttatcaatttgttccaaatatGCCTTAGTCAAAGCGATTGGAGTTTAAATTACCTACTCGCCTAAGTCTCTTGAAAATGACAATCTTTCAGACTTCTATAACTGGTAGGTCTCATCCTCAACCtcctcatttttattcatagactggaagagaaagacaagttttcctgctttgtCAACTCCAATTCAATTTCTCACTTTTGAATTAATTAatccaaatgaagaaaatattctctctgtgccTGAAGAAGCAGCTACTCTGTCAAAAGCTAGTTTAGCTCTTAAacactggttccaggtgcttagctgctgacttccaccagttcagtggtgtgACTTCTTTTAAATTGAGACCTGAGACAATTAGAGCTCAGGTAGAAAGAAACTATAAAACAGGAGTGAGATACCACCCAGGTGGGGTCGATGGATGATCCTGATGATATACATGATCGTGTCTTCTGTAGTAAGAGGCCAGTTCCCAATGCCTGTGATGATTTGCCAGTCTCTTGCACCCAGTAATACAGCCCCTGGATCCCCTACAGGATCAAGCACTTAATACAGTACATGTTGTGACATGTTTAAAGAGCTTAACCTCAAAAGTTAGAATCATTAGAAAAATATCTTTCTTTATAAAGATCAGCCCTTAAATCAAAGTTGTTGCTAGAGGGTCATGGATTcggcatatttatttttttatatgttTGACAAGATAAATTAGGTCTTAACATACTTTGTA
This region of Chrysemys picta bellii isolate R12L10 chromosome 9, ASM1138683v2, whole genome shotgun sequence genomic DNA includes:
- the LOC135973594 gene encoding myb/SANT-like DNA-binding domain-containing protein 2, with product MESQDRKRAPAWTEREVRDLLAIWGDESVLAELSSSKRNGKILEKVSKAMKDRGHNRDAQQCRVKIKELRQAYHKAREANGRSGAQPQTCRFYTELHAMLGGAATTTPPVCYDSFTGETYREEGSGYEEKEDEDNVDSSQQQGSGETGFPNSQDMFITLNLEPVTPELTQGVRPDPEGTRGPLLQMFLLHRG